In Microbacterium sp. 1.5R, the following are encoded in one genomic region:
- a CDS encoding GIY-YIG nuclease family protein, with product MTTALLCDWCGWRYGDSPDPDLPRPVVEVVYYIRYDRRVKIGTSRRPRHRLASIRHDELLAFEPGGRAVEQSRHREFADIREGGEWFTLTPYLAAHIDGLRTLDDPWQLYARWVAAALQN from the coding sequence GTGACCACCGCGCTGCTGTGCGACTGGTGCGGGTGGCGTTACGGCGACTCCCCCGACCCCGACCTCCCCCGCCCGGTGGTCGAGGTGGTCTATTACATCCGCTACGACCGTCGGGTGAAGATCGGCACCAGTCGCCGGCCGCGTCACCGACTCGCGAGCATCCGCCACGACGAGCTCCTCGCGTTCGAGCCGGGTGGCCGTGCGGTGGAGCAATCGAGACACCGCGAGTTCGCCGACATCCGGGAGGGCGGCGAATGGTTCACCCTCACCCCGTATCTCGCGGCCCACATCGACGGACTGCGCACGCTGGACGACCCCTGGCAGCTCTACGCGCGCTGGGTGGCGGCGGCATTGCAGAACTGA
- a CDS encoding SPW repeat domain-containing protein — MRFIPTKVHGILDYIVGVALIAAPWLFGFASMGGPAVIIPIVLGIGLIVYSLFTKYEWGPFGVIPMPVHLVFDIVASLFLALSPWIFGFSTEAPNVWVPHVVVGVAVIVVVLFSQPQPAKVKATARV; from the coding sequence ATGCGTTTCATCCCCACCAAGGTCCATGGAATTCTCGACTACATCGTCGGAGTGGCGCTGATCGCCGCTCCGTGGCTCTTCGGCTTCGCGAGCATGGGCGGCCCCGCCGTGATCATCCCGATCGTGCTCGGAATCGGGCTCATCGTCTACAGCCTCTTCACGAAGTACGAATGGGGGCCGTTCGGCGTCATCCCGATGCCCGTCCACCTCGTGTTCGACATCGTCGCGAGCCTGTTCCTGGCGCTGTCGCCGTGGATCTTCGGCTTCTCGACGGAGGCGCCGAACGTCTGGGTGCCGCACGTGGTCGTCGGCGTCGCCGTGATCGTGGTCGTGCTGTTCTCGCAGCCGCAGCCCGCGAAGGTCAAGGCCACCGCTCGCGTCTGA
- a CDS encoding type II toxin-antitoxin system PemK/MazF family toxin, with amino-acid sequence MSNTNGILARLAEILFTALGSDRASRTKTRPRRPVSRLRTSEEVRSASGASRAASRGTETRRVDPDRIDDLRIGYAPDRDGAPDAGEIIWTWVPYEENDGRGKDRPVLVIGRESAERVYAVRMTSKAHDGDRDYLSIGSGGWDAQGRESWVDIELLYSVHESGLRREAAVLDRSRYGEVASALARRYGWATA; translated from the coding sequence GTGAGCAACACCAACGGCATCCTGGCACGACTCGCGGAGATCCTCTTCACAGCACTGGGATCTGACCGGGCGTCTCGGACGAAAACTCGTCCGAGACGCCCGGTCTCGCGTCTGCGCACCTCCGAGGAGGTCCGCTCCGCCTCAGGGGCGTCGAGAGCGGCGTCGCGCGGGACCGAGACACGGCGGGTCGACCCCGACCGGATCGATGACCTCCGCATCGGCTACGCGCCCGACCGGGACGGCGCCCCTGACGCGGGTGAGATCATCTGGACCTGGGTGCCCTATGAGGAGAACGACGGTCGAGGCAAGGATCGGCCGGTGCTCGTGATCGGGCGCGAATCCGCAGAACGTGTCTATGCGGTGCGGATGACGAGCAAGGCGCACGACGGCGACCGCGACTACCTGTCGATCGGCTCCGGCGGCTGGGACGCGCAGGGACGGGAGTCCTGGGTCGACATCGAGCTGCTGTACAGCGTGCACGAGAGCGGACTGCGCCGTGAGGCCGCGGTGCTCGACCGATCGCGCTACGGGGAGGTCGCTTCGGCTCTGGCTCGACGATACGGCTGGGCGACCGCCTGA
- a CDS encoding ammonium transporter: MDAPGNISWAITATALVLLMTPGVAFFYGGLVKAKSVVSMMMMSFGSIGLVAVLWILFGFSMSAVDSPTAFAGNPFADFGLSSLAAGEGSNVALLGVAYGATFAIITVALISGAIADRAKFGSWLIFAGVFATVGYFPVAAWVWGGGWIMNLGTTLFGEDSGIGVIDYAGGTAVHINAGAAALALAIVLGKRIGFQKGILKPHNVPLTLLGAALLWFGWFGFNAGAEWLAEDMGGVGLIGLNTLGATAAAILGWILIERIKDGKATSVGAASGAVAGLVAITPACANLTPGWSLLLGAVAGIVCALAVEMKFRLGFDDSLDVVGIHLVGGLIGTLYLGFFATETGLFVGGDARQLAVQAIAALGVLIYSFVVAFIIGFAIEKTIGFRITSEDEIAGVDQVVHGEEGYALADA, from the coding sequence ATGGATGCTCCAGGCAACATCTCCTGGGCGATCACCGCGACCGCCCTCGTACTGCTCATGACGCCCGGCGTCGCCTTCTTCTACGGCGGTCTCGTCAAGGCCAAGAGCGTCGTCAGCATGATGATGATGAGCTTCGGCTCGATCGGTCTCGTCGCCGTCCTCTGGATCCTCTTCGGATTCTCGATGAGCGCGGTCGACAGCCCGACGGCATTCGCCGGCAACCCCTTCGCCGACTTCGGTCTCTCGAGCCTCGCGGCCGGTGAGGGCTCGAACGTCGCACTTCTCGGAGTCGCCTACGGCGCGACCTTCGCGATCATCACCGTCGCGCTCATCTCGGGCGCCATCGCCGACCGCGCGAAGTTCGGCAGCTGGCTCATCTTCGCCGGTGTCTTCGCCACCGTCGGATACTTCCCCGTAGCCGCATGGGTCTGGGGCGGCGGCTGGATCATGAACCTCGGCACCACGCTGTTCGGTGAGGACAGCGGCATCGGCGTCATCGACTACGCCGGTGGTACCGCGGTGCACATCAACGCCGGCGCCGCGGCTCTCGCCCTCGCGATCGTCCTCGGCAAGCGCATCGGCTTCCAGAAGGGCATCCTCAAGCCGCACAACGTGCCGCTGACGCTCCTCGGCGCAGCGCTGCTGTGGTTCGGCTGGTTCGGCTTCAACGCCGGCGCGGAGTGGCTCGCAGAGGACATGGGCGGCGTCGGACTCATCGGCCTGAACACCCTCGGCGCCACGGCGGCGGCGATCCTCGGCTGGATCCTCATCGAGCGCATCAAGGACGGCAAGGCAACCTCGGTCGGTGCAGCGTCCGGCGCGGTCGCCGGTCTCGTCGCCATCACCCCGGCCTGCGCGAACCTGACGCCCGGATGGTCGCTGCTGCTCGGTGCCGTCGCCGGTATCGTCTGCGCGCTGGCGGTCGAGATGAAGTTCCGTCTCGGCTTCGACGACTCGCTCGACGTGGTCGGCATCCACCTGGTGGGTGGCCTCATCGGAACGCTGTACCTCGGCTTCTTCGCCACCGAGACCGGTCTGTTCGTCGGAGGCGACGCACGTCAGCTCGCCGTCCAGGCGATCGCAGCGCTCGGTGTGCTGATCTACTCCTTCGTCGTCGCCTTCATCATCGGCTTCGCGATCGAGAAGACGATCGGCTTCCGCATCACGAGCGAAGACGAGATCGCCGGTGTCGACCAGGTCGTCCACGGCGAGGAGGGCTACGCGCTGGCCGACGCCTGA
- the zapE gene encoding cell division protein ZapE — translation MTDTPSRTGIVHLTDRQPTVTGPEMLASLVPPPQFDGATFESYRADAAYPSQEDAKETLIRFAGRGAPLKRGGFFSRAKKEPETKPGVYLDGGFGVGKTHLLASIYHAMPARRKYFGSFIEYTALVGALGYKNTVDLLKGADLLCIDEFELDDPGDTMVMTRLIGELVPTGTKLAATSNTPPNALGEGRFAAQDFLREIHAMSDSFQTIRIDGVDFRQRALDGHAVVSDDDSYARAIDEGAGHGNASDDSFADVIRHLARVHPSRYLRIIAELDLVGLRDVRVLTDQSEALRFVAFVDRVYDAQIPIVATGVSLDQVFAEEMLNGGYRKKYLRAVSRLNALTHADRSVA, via the coding sequence ATGACCGACACGCCCAGCCGCACGGGCATCGTGCACCTGACAGATCGACAGCCGACCGTCACCGGTCCCGAGATGCTGGCCAGCCTCGTGCCGCCGCCGCAGTTCGACGGTGCGACGTTCGAGAGCTATCGTGCCGATGCGGCCTACCCCTCGCAGGAGGACGCCAAGGAGACGCTCATCCGGTTCGCCGGACGCGGTGCTCCGCTCAAGCGGGGCGGATTCTTCAGCCGAGCCAAGAAGGAGCCGGAGACGAAGCCGGGCGTCTATCTCGACGGCGGATTCGGCGTCGGCAAGACCCACCTGCTGGCGTCGATCTATCACGCGATGCCCGCGCGCAGGAAGTACTTCGGCTCGTTCATCGAGTACACGGCTCTGGTCGGTGCGCTCGGCTACAAGAACACCGTCGACCTGCTCAAGGGTGCAGACCTGCTGTGCATCGACGAGTTCGAACTCGATGACCCGGGCGACACCATGGTCATGACTCGGCTCATCGGCGAGCTGGTTCCCACCGGCACCAAGCTCGCGGCGACCTCGAACACTCCGCCGAACGCACTGGGTGAGGGCCGCTTCGCCGCACAGGACTTCCTCCGAGAGATCCACGCGATGTCCGACAGCTTCCAGACGATCCGCATCGACGGTGTCGACTTCCGCCAGCGGGCGCTCGACGGGCACGCCGTCGTGAGCGACGACGATTCCTATGCCCGCGCGATCGACGAGGGGGCGGGGCACGGAAACGCGTCCGACGATTCCTTCGCCGACGTCATCCGTCACCTGGCCCGGGTGCACCCCTCGCGGTATCTGCGGATCATCGCCGAGCTGGATCTCGTGGGCCTGCGGGATGTGCGGGTCCTGACCGATCAGTCCGAGGCTCTGCGCTTCGTCGCGTTCGTCGACCGCGTGTACGACGCGCAGATCCCGATCGTCGCCACCGGTGTGAGCCTCGACCAGGTCTTCGCAGAAGAGATGCTGAACGGGGGATATCGCAAGAAATATCTGCGCGCTGTCTCCAGACTCAATGCACTTACACACGCGGATCGCAGTGTCGCGTAA
- a CDS encoding sulfurtransferase yields the protein MAIEFDTTSSKFAEYAEPGRLVSTEWLAERLGTPGLVVVESDEDVLLYETGHIPGAVKVDWHTELNDPVVRDYVDGEGFAKLLSTKGISRDDTVVIYGDKNNWWAAYALWVFSLFGHEDVRLLDGGRDRWISEGREITRDAPQITPTEYPVVERDDSEIRAYKEDVLAHIGSPLIDVRSPEEYSGERTTAPAYPEEGALRAGHIPTAQSVPWAKAVAEDGGFRSRAELDAIYRDGAGLADGDEVVAYCRIGERSSHTWFVLTHLLGFENVRNYDGSWTEWGSAVRVPIVTGAEPGSL from the coding sequence GTGGCCATCGAGTTCGACACCACTTCGTCAAAGTTCGCCGAGTACGCCGAGCCCGGCCGTCTCGTGAGCACCGAGTGGCTGGCCGAGCGCCTCGGCACACCGGGCCTGGTCGTCGTCGAATCCGATGAGGACGTGCTGCTGTACGAGACGGGCCACATCCCCGGCGCCGTGAAGGTCGACTGGCACACCGAGCTCAATGATCCCGTCGTGCGCGACTATGTCGACGGCGAGGGCTTCGCGAAGCTGCTCAGCACCAAGGGCATCTCCCGCGACGACACCGTCGTGATCTACGGCGACAAGAACAACTGGTGGGCCGCCTACGCGCTCTGGGTCTTCTCGCTCTTCGGCCACGAGGACGTTCGGCTGCTCGACGGCGGACGCGATCGCTGGATCTCCGAGGGCCGCGAGATCACCCGGGACGCCCCGCAGATCACGCCGACGGAGTATCCCGTGGTCGAACGCGACGACTCGGAGATCCGCGCATACAAGGAGGATGTCCTCGCTCACATCGGCAGCCCGCTGATCGATGTGCGCTCTCCCGAGGAATACAGCGGTGAGCGCACCACCGCACCGGCCTACCCCGAAGAGGGAGCCCTGCGCGCGGGGCACATCCCCACCGCCCAGAGCGTGCCGTGGGCGAAGGCCGTGGCTGAGGACGGCGGCTTCCGGTCGCGGGCCGAACTCGACGCGATCTATCGTGACGGGGCCGGACTCGCCGATGGCGACGAGGTCGTCGCGTACTGCCGCATCGGAGAGCGCTCGAGCCACACGTGGTTCGTCCTCACGCACCTGCTCGGATTCGAGAACGTCCGCAACTACGACGGCTCGTGGACCGAGTGGGGCAGCGCGGTGCGGGTCCCGATCGTGACCGGCGCGGAGCCCGGATCCCTCTGA
- a CDS encoding SufE family protein → MSTTHVPDTLAEIRDGFLETPEADRLLLLLEYSDELPEVSEEVANHPEMCERVAECQSPVYIYVEVADGIVTMHATAPPEAPTTRGFASILVQGISGLTPDEVLAIPDDYPQSIGLTRAVSPLRIGGMTGMLMRAKKQVMQKR, encoded by the coding sequence ATGAGCACCACGCACGTTCCTGACACCCTCGCTGAGATCCGCGACGGATTCCTCGAGACCCCCGAGGCGGATCGACTGCTGCTCCTGCTGGAGTACTCGGACGAGCTGCCGGAGGTCTCCGAAGAGGTCGCGAATCACCCCGAGATGTGCGAGCGCGTCGCGGAATGCCAGTCACCGGTGTACATCTACGTCGAAGTCGCCGACGGGATCGTGACCATGCACGCCACCGCCCCGCCCGAGGCGCCGACCACGCGCGGATTCGCGAGCATCCTCGTGCAGGGCATCTCCGGCCTCACCCCTGACGAGGTTCTCGCGATCCCCGACGACTATCCGCAGTCGATCGGTCTCACCCGCGCGGTGTCGCCGCTGCGCATCGGCGGCATGACCGGCATGCTGATGCGCGCCAAGAAGCAGGTCATGCAGAAGCGCTGA
- a CDS encoding alpha/beta hydrolase family protein yields the protein MKSLRHAVALLVPALLALGTALALLVFSVARRVVMPAKRPANVEILAVDTGAQTIELTRTRDTELPGRYGLFTSGTYGYVKLGAVLSADATTVRRKLLTQIEPGARVDRSAAFSGWYYSTPGELHLPSQNVLIGSPAGPCPAWLFPADSSTWVIQVHGRGVTRAECLRAVPVLHAAGFPNLVVSYRNDGEAPRSRSGAYALGASEWRDVDAAVSYALRHGADRVILMGWSMGGAVAMQTALNSGNRDRIVGLILESPVIDWRSVLRFQARESGMHAPLPDLAMGALSVPFTARLSGAENAIPFDSLDMVSRADELSVPILILHSDDDGFVPADASHALEQARPDLVTMPRFTVARHTKIWNYDQAGWSDAITGWLAAQGFSASA from the coding sequence ATGAAGAGTCTCAGGCACGCCGTTGCACTCCTTGTCCCTGCTCTGCTCGCTCTGGGGACGGCGCTGGCTCTGCTCGTCTTCAGCGTCGCCCGTCGGGTCGTCATGCCGGCGAAGCGACCGGCGAACGTCGAGATCCTCGCCGTCGACACCGGGGCGCAGACGATCGAGCTCACCCGGACGCGGGACACCGAGCTCCCGGGTCGATACGGACTCTTCACCTCGGGAACGTATGGCTACGTCAAGCTCGGCGCGGTGCTGAGCGCTGATGCCACCACCGTGAGGCGCAAGCTGCTGACGCAGATCGAACCGGGCGCCCGCGTCGACAGGAGCGCGGCGTTCAGCGGTTGGTACTACTCCACTCCCGGCGAGCTCCACCTGCCCTCGCAGAACGTGCTCATCGGTTCCCCGGCCGGGCCATGCCCCGCCTGGCTGTTCCCGGCCGACTCCTCGACGTGGGTGATCCAGGTCCACGGACGAGGGGTCACCCGAGCCGAGTGCCTTCGTGCCGTCCCCGTGCTGCATGCCGCGGGCTTCCCGAACCTCGTCGTCTCGTACCGCAACGACGGTGAGGCGCCGCGCAGCCGAAGCGGTGCGTACGCTCTGGGGGCTTCGGAGTGGCGCGACGTCGATGCGGCGGTGTCGTATGCGCTCCGACACGGCGCCGATCGAGTGATCCTGATGGGATGGTCGATGGGCGGAGCGGTCGCGATGCAGACCGCCCTGAACTCGGGCAACCGCGACCGCATCGTCGGTCTCATCCTCGAGTCGCCGGTGATCGACTGGCGCAGCGTGCTGCGATTCCAAGCGCGCGAGTCCGGCATGCACGCACCGCTGCCGGACCTCGCGATGGGCGCACTGTCCGTCCCGTTCACCGCGCGGCTCAGCGGCGCGGAGAACGCGATCCCGTTCGACAGCCTGGACATGGTGTCGCGCGCCGACGAGCTGTCGGTGCCCATCCTCATCCTGCACAGCGACGACGACGGATTCGTGCCCGCCGATGCATCGCACGCACTCGAGCAGGCCAGACCCGACCTGGTCACGATGCCCCGCTTCACGGTCGCCCGGCACACCAAGATCTGGAACTACGACCAGGCAGGGTGGAGCGATGCCATCACCGGATGGCTCGCAGCGCAGGGGTTCAGCGCTTCTGCATGA
- a CDS encoding DUF3000 domain-containing protein, whose translation MTAHPDAGTIFDAAVAELRDIAFRSDITIREIATPQGLAPHALALAADVRPDDGGESAYGTGRFVLLHDPDNPAAWDGDWRIVIFAQAPLETEIGTDPLLADVTWSWLVDALDSRGAGYHSASGTSTKTLSKGFGGLAVEGDGAQIELRASWTPEGPFTPHVEAWVELVGMLAGLPPGSEGIAVIGARKAARD comes from the coding sequence GTGACCGCACACCCCGATGCCGGGACGATCTTCGACGCCGCCGTGGCTGAACTGCGCGACATCGCCTTCCGCTCAGACATCACCATCCGCGAGATAGCGACGCCGCAGGGCCTCGCTCCGCACGCCCTCGCCCTCGCAGCCGACGTCCGCCCGGACGACGGCGGAGAGTCGGCATACGGGACGGGACGTTTCGTTCTGCTGCATGACCCCGACAACCCGGCCGCATGGGACGGCGACTGGCGGATCGTGATCTTCGCCCAGGCGCCGCTCGAGACCGAGATCGGCACCGACCCCCTGCTCGCCGACGTCACGTGGTCCTGGCTCGTCGATGCACTCGACTCGAGAGGCGCCGGCTACCACTCCGCGTCGGGCACGTCGACCAAGACCCTGTCGAAGGGGTTCGGCGGACTCGCCGTCGAAGGAGACGGCGCACAGATAGAGTTGAGGGCGTCCTGGACACCCGAGGGCCCCTTCACACCCCATGTCGAGGCCTGGGTCGAACTGGTCGGGATGCTGGCGGGTCTTCCGCCCGGTTCCGAGGGCATCGCCGTTATCGGCGCGCGAAAGGCAGCACGTGACTGA
- a CDS encoding ribonuclease D — protein MTEYSVISDVSEFHAACAALAAGTGPVAVDVERASGFRYSQRAYLVQVFRRDAGVFLFDPPALGDFSPLQQAIGDALWVFHAASQDLPSLRELDLLPHTIFDTELASRLLGHDRVGLAAVVENTLGITLKKEHSAADWSTRPLPAAWLEYAALDVLHLIDVYEALEAELEEQGKTEYAAEEFAATLARLPKPPREDPWRRLSGLHQVRGARNLAVARSLWQARESFAQDQDVSPGRLVPDRSLIAAVLANPQSKQALAGIKEFQGRASRTQLDRWWQAMVDGRATEELPRERVPSDTLPPPRAWSDRNPEADARLKAARPVVEATAEELGMPTENLLTPDHLRRVAWDVPGTTPEAIGEALAALGARPWQIAQTAQKIADAFVEAAQTPDEASAPAS, from the coding sequence GTGACTGAATACTCCGTGATCTCCGACGTCTCGGAGTTCCACGCGGCATGCGCCGCACTGGCCGCAGGAACTGGGCCTGTCGCCGTGGACGTCGAGAGGGCATCCGGATTCCGCTACTCCCAGCGCGCCTATCTCGTGCAGGTGTTCCGCCGCGACGCGGGGGTCTTCCTGTTCGACCCTCCCGCTCTCGGCGACTTCAGCCCTCTGCAGCAGGCCATCGGCGACGCCCTGTGGGTGTTCCACGCCGCCAGCCAGGATCTTCCGTCTCTGCGCGAACTCGATCTGCTCCCCCACACGATCTTCGACACGGAGCTCGCATCGCGACTGCTGGGTCATGACCGAGTCGGACTCGCCGCGGTCGTCGAGAACACGCTCGGCATCACGCTCAAGAAGGAGCACTCCGCGGCGGACTGGTCGACCAGACCCCTTCCCGCTGCATGGCTCGAGTACGCGGCACTCGATGTGCTGCACCTCATCGACGTCTACGAGGCTCTGGAGGCGGAGCTCGAGGAGCAGGGGAAGACCGAGTACGCGGCCGAGGAGTTCGCCGCCACGCTCGCCCGACTGCCGAAGCCTCCTCGCGAAGACCCCTGGCGACGACTCAGCGGACTGCACCAGGTGCGCGGCGCGCGGAACCTCGCGGTCGCTCGCTCGCTGTGGCAGGCTCGCGAGAGCTTCGCCCAGGATCAGGACGTCTCTCCCGGCCGTCTGGTGCCGGACCGGTCGCTCATCGCGGCCGTGCTGGCGAACCCGCAGAGCAAGCAGGCGCTCGCGGGGATCAAGGAGTTCCAGGGCCGAGCGAGCCGCACCCAGCTCGACCGCTGGTGGCAGGCGATGGTCGACGGACGTGCCACGGAGGAGCTTCCCAGGGAGCGGGTTCCCAGCGATACGCTGCCGCCGCCGCGAGCCTGGTCCGATCGCAATCCGGAGGCCGACGCGCGACTCAAAGCCGCCCGCCCGGTCGTCGAGGCCACGGCCGAGGAACTCGGGATGCCGACCGAGAACCTGCTCACCCCCGATCACCTGCGCCGTGTGGCGTGGGATGTACCGGGAACGACGCCCGAGGCCATCGGCGAGGCACTCGCCGCACTGGGTGCCCGCCCGTGGCAGATTGCACAGACTGCACAGAAGATCGCGGACGCCTTTGTAGAGGCGGCGCAAACGCCCGACGAGGCGTCCGCACCGGCTTCGTAG
- a CDS encoding thiolase family protein — protein MAEISDVFFVDGVRTPFGRAGEKGMYWNTRADDLAVKATIGLMERNAAVPADRIDDVAIAATSQTGDQGLTLGRSVAILAGLPQTVPGLAVERMCAGAMTSVTTMGASIGVGMYDFALAGGVEHMGHHPIGGNADPNPRFVAERMVDPGALNMGVTAERIFDRFPHLTKERSDRFGMLSQHKVQAAYDAGKIQPDLVPVATKTADGAWGLATEDEGRRPQTTMEDLAALKTPFRPHGRVTAGTSSPLTDGATMSLLAGGGAVKEFGLAPKMRMVSFAFAGVQPEIMGIGPIPSTEKALKKAGLTIADIGLFELNEAFAIQVISLLDHFGIADDDPRVNQWGGAIALGHPLAASGVRLMIQLAAQFAERPDVRYGLTAMCVGLGQGGSVIWENPHFDGKKRK, from the coding sequence GTGGCCGAGATCTCGGACGTCTTCTTCGTCGATGGAGTGCGCACCCCCTTCGGGCGCGCCGGCGAAAAAGGCATGTACTGGAACACCCGCGCTGATGACCTCGCCGTCAAGGCGACCATCGGCCTGATGGAGCGGAATGCAGCCGTTCCGGCCGACCGCATCGACGACGTCGCCATCGCCGCGACCAGCCAGACCGGAGACCAGGGCCTGACCCTCGGGCGCTCCGTGGCGATCCTCGCGGGACTTCCGCAGACGGTGCCCGGACTCGCCGTCGAGCGCATGTGCGCGGGAGCGATGACGAGCGTCACCACGATGGGAGCATCGATCGGGGTCGGCATGTACGACTTCGCGCTCGCCGGCGGGGTCGAGCACATGGGTCACCACCCGATCGGCGGCAACGCCGACCCCAACCCGCGATTCGTCGCGGAGCGCATGGTCGACCCCGGCGCTCTGAACATGGGTGTCACGGCCGAGCGCATCTTCGATCGCTTCCCGCACCTCACCAAGGAGCGCTCCGATCGATTCGGCATGCTCAGCCAGCACAAGGTGCAGGCGGCGTACGACGCGGGCAAGATCCAGCCGGATCTCGTGCCCGTCGCGACCAAGACCGCCGACGGCGCATGGGGCCTGGCGACGGAGGACGAAGGTCGTCGTCCGCAGACCACCATGGAGGACCTCGCGGCCCTCAAGACTCCTTTCCGCCCGCACGGCCGTGTGACCGCCGGAACCTCGTCGCCCCTCACAGACGGCGCCACGATGTCACTGCTCGCCGGAGGCGGCGCGGTCAAGGAGTTCGGTCTCGCACCGAAGATGCGCATGGTCTCGTTCGCCTTCGCAGGCGTGCAGCCGGAGATCATGGGAATCGGCCCGATTCCCTCGACCGAGAAGGCTCTGAAGAAGGCCGGACTCACGATCGCCGACATCGGCCTGTTCGAGCTCAACGAAGCCTTCGCCATCCAGGTGATCTCGCTGCTCGACCACTTCGGCATCGCCGACGACGACCCCCGCGTCAACCAGTGGGGCGGCGCGATCGCGCTGGGCCACCCGCTCGCGGCATCCGGCGTGCGTCTGATGATCCAGCTCGCGGCGCAGTTCGCCGAGCGACCCGATGTGCGCTACGGCCTGACGGCCATGTGCGTCGGTCTCGGACAGGGCGGCTCGGTCATCTGGGAGAACCCGCACTTCGACGGCAAGAAGAGGAAGTAA